The following coding sequences lie in one uncultured Cohaesibacter sp. genomic window:
- a CDS encoding IlvD/Edd family dehydratase gives MSNDKKRRPLRSELWFNDLSNPEMTAIYIERYLNYGMTLEELQSGKPIIGIAQTGSDLSPCNRHHLELTKRVREGIRTAGGIPMEIPVHPIQETGKRPTAMLDRNLAYLGLVEALHGYPIDAVVLNIGCDKTTPALLMAAATVNTPAIALSVGPMLNGWYKGERSGSGSIIWEARQKFAAGQIDAKQFLQMAASSAPSVGYCNTMGTASTMNNLAEALGMQLPGSASIPAPYRERSQISYEVGERIVNMVQEDLKPSDVMTREAFENAIVICSAIGGSTNAPIHLNAIARHLGVELANQDWDTIGYEIPLLTNVQPAGEYLSEDFYRAGGLPAVIGELLRNNLIPHPDVITVTGKRFADLYEGCEIEEEDVIRPVGNPLAAKAGFLALGGNLFDTGIMKTSVIDDEFRNRYLSNPDSPNAFEGPAAVFDGPEDFHARVDDPALGITAHSILIMRGAGPIGYPGGAEVVNMRPPSHLIKEGVHAMPCIGDGRQSGTSGSASILNVSPEAAAGGNLAIIEDGDILRVDLNARTVMLKVSDEEIARRREALAAKGGPDVPANQTPWQELFRKHVRPFSEGMILEGADSYRNIGNTKTPRHSH, from the coding sequence ATGTCCAATGATAAGAAACGCAGGCCGCTTCGCTCCGAGCTCTGGTTCAATGACCTGTCAAACCCCGAAATGACAGCAATCTACATTGAACGCTATCTCAACTACGGCATGACGCTTGAGGAGCTGCAGTCCGGCAAACCGATCATCGGCATCGCCCAGACCGGATCGGACCTGTCTCCCTGCAACCGGCATCATCTGGAACTGACCAAGCGGGTGCGTGAAGGCATCCGCACGGCAGGTGGCATCCCGATGGAAATCCCCGTTCATCCCATTCAGGAAACGGGCAAAAGACCAACGGCCATGCTCGATCGCAACCTCGCCTATCTCGGCTTGGTAGAGGCCCTACACGGCTATCCGATCGACGCTGTGGTGCTCAACATCGGCTGTGACAAGACCACCCCGGCCCTTCTGATGGCTGCAGCGACTGTCAACACCCCCGCCATCGCACTTTCGGTCGGGCCAATGTTGAACGGCTGGTACAAGGGCGAAAGATCCGGTTCCGGTTCCATTATCTGGGAAGCTCGCCAGAAATTCGCCGCCGGGCAGATCGACGCCAAGCAGTTCCTTCAGATGGCCGCATCGTCCGCCCCGTCCGTTGGCTATTGCAACACCATGGGAACGGCCTCGACCATGAACAATCTCGCCGAAGCCCTCGGCATGCAGTTGCCCGGCTCGGCGTCCATTCCCGCCCCCTATCGCGAACGGTCCCAGATCTCCTACGAGGTCGGCGAGCGTATCGTCAACATGGTGCAGGAGGATCTCAAACCCTCCGACGTGATGACCCGCGAAGCCTTCGAGAATGCCATCGTCATCTGCTCGGCAATTGGCGGCTCGACCAACGCACCCATTCACCTCAACGCCATCGCCCGCCACCTTGGCGTTGAGCTGGCCAATCAGGATTGGGACACGATCGGATATGAGATTCCGTTGCTGACCAACGTCCAGCCAGCTGGCGAATATCTCAGCGAGGATTTCTACCGTGCCGGTGGTCTCCCTGCCGTGATCGGCGAGTTGCTCCGCAACAATCTCATCCCGCATCCTGACGTGATCACGGTCACCGGCAAACGGTTCGCCGACCTCTATGAAGGCTGCGAGATCGAGGAAGAGGACGTCATCCGCCCGGTGGGCAACCCACTCGCGGCCAAAGCAGGCTTCCTTGCCCTCGGGGGCAACCTGTTCGACACGGGCATCATGAAGACTTCGGTCATCGACGACGAGTTCCGCAATCGCTATCTGTCCAATCCGGACAGCCCGAACGCGTTCGAGGGACCTGCCGCTGTCTTTGATGGTCCAGAGGATTTCCACGCCCGCGTCGACGATCCGGCTCTTGGCATTACTGCTCACAGCATCCTCATCATGCGCGGAGCAGGGCCAATCGGCTATCCGGGCGGCGCGGAAGTCGTCAACATGCGGCCACCCTCGCACCTGATCAAGGAAGGCGTCCACGCCATGCCCTGCATCGGTGACGGGCGGCAATCGGGTACATCCGGCTCGGCCTCGATCCTCAATGTCTCGCCGGAAGCAGCCGCTGGTGGCAATCTGGCCATCATCGAGGATGGTGACATCCTGCGGGTCGATCTCAATGCCAGAACGGTCATGCTGAAGGTGTCCGATGAAGAAATCGCCAGAAGACGCGAAGCGCTCGCCGCCAAAGGCGGTCCGGACGTGCCGGCCAACCAGACCCCGTGGCAGGAGCTCTTCCGCAAGCATGTTCGCCCCTTCTCCGAAGGGATGATCCTCGAAGGGGCCGATAGCTATCGCAACATCGGCAACACCAAAACCCCTCGCCACAGCCACTAA
- a CDS encoding PfkB family carbohydrate kinase: protein MTSQSSKPILFVGALTEDNIFRVSDFGKGAGKYMADEATSNAAGMASSASTAAARLGGNVALWASVGEDERGETLIRDLTDEGVDCKFVRRVKGGKSARAVIIVDETGERWIVTDYDPVTQSAPKALPVEDLSGFGAVMCDVRWPGAAALALDALKAAGGLAILDIDVGPKDVLEDLAARATHIIASAPGASILCDQQVSPREAVTLLNDRYGVEVCVTAGGDGIYWCPADGGPVQHVPGPKVKVVDTLAAGDVFHGAIALALCEKQTTGDAIRFASAAAALKCMVFGGRLGAPGREETIKLMKDTYHG, encoded by the coding sequence ATGACGTCACAATCAAGTAAGCCCATTCTTTTTGTCGGCGCCCTCACCGAAGACAACATTTTTCGTGTCAGCGATTTCGGCAAGGGAGCGGGCAAATACATGGCGGACGAAGCAACTTCCAACGCCGCAGGAATGGCATCAAGTGCCTCGACAGCAGCCGCACGCCTTGGCGGAAACGTTGCCCTCTGGGCCAGTGTCGGCGAGGATGAACGCGGCGAGACGCTCATCCGCGATCTCACAGACGAGGGCGTTGATTGCAAATTCGTCCGGCGCGTCAAAGGCGGCAAAAGCGCCCGAGCCGTCATCATCGTCGATGAAACCGGCGAGCGCTGGATCGTGACCGACTATGATCCGGTCACCCAATCTGCACCCAAAGCTCTTCCCGTCGAAGATCTCTCCGGATTTGGCGCGGTGATGTGCGATGTTCGCTGGCCCGGTGCGGCAGCACTTGCACTTGATGCGCTGAAGGCCGCTGGAGGACTGGCCATTCTCGATATAGATGTTGGCCCCAAAGATGTGCTCGAAGATCTGGCCGCCAGAGCCACACACATCATTGCCTCCGCTCCCGGAGCATCCATTCTGTGCGACCAACAGGTCTCGCCACGGGAGGCGGTGACGCTCCTCAACGACCGATATGGCGTTGAAGTCTGTGTCACGGCCGGTGGCGATGGCATCTACTGGTGCCCGGCCGATGGCGGCCCGGTCCAGCATGTACCCGGCCCCAAGGTCAAGGTCGTCGACACGCTCGCAGCTGGCGATGTCTTCCATGGCGCGATCGCGCTGGCCCTGTGCGAAAAGCAGACGACCGGAGACGCCATCCGCTTTGCCAGTGCGGCAGCGGCCCTCAAATGCATGGTTTTCGGTGGACGCCTCGGCGCGCCGGGCCGCGAAGAAACAATCAAGTTGATGAAGGATACCTATCATGGATGA
- a CDS encoding bifunctional 4-hydroxy-2-oxoglutarate aldolase/2-dehydro-3-deoxy-phosphogluconate aldolase, translated as MDERTLIDRLKLGPVIPVIGPKSVESCLEAVDALVAGGAVAIEITLRSEISPKALEACRKAHPDIVLGAGSVMDVERYDQAEALGADFTIAPGRCQEVEGHAKGRSLVHVPGIITPSEILQARRDGFHLLKFYPSEAAGGTSVLKDLGSIFPDVMMMPSGGITFDKLPGYAALPTVLSVGGSWMYAKNGTYRSAADMSEQMKLSLDAMLQK; from the coding sequence ATGGATGAGCGCACTCTGATTGACAGACTGAAACTCGGCCCGGTCATTCCGGTGATCGGTCCAAAGTCCGTCGAATCCTGCCTTGAAGCCGTGGACGCACTTGTCGCGGGCGGTGCTGTTGCCATCGAAATCACCTTGCGCTCCGAGATCTCGCCCAAAGCGCTGGAAGCCTGCCGCAAGGCCCATCCGGATATCGTGCTCGGTGCAGGCAGCGTCATGGATGTGGAGCGCTATGACCAGGCCGAGGCACTGGGCGCGGACTTCACCATCGCGCCGGGCCGCTGCCAGGAGGTGGAGGGCCATGCCAAGGGGCGCTCGCTCGTCCATGTGCCGGGCATCATCACTCCATCAGAAATCCTGCAGGCAAGGCGCGATGGATTTCACCTTCTGAAGTTCTACCCCTCCGAAGCTGCTGGCGGTACCAGCGTCCTCAAGGATCTCGGAAGCATTTTCCCGGATGTGATGATGATGCCATCAGGCGGCATCACCTTTGACAAATTGCCCGGCTATGCCGCCCTGCCGACCGTGCTGTCGGTTGGTGGATCATGGATGTATGCCAAAAATGGCACCTATCGGTCAGCCGCTGACATGTCCGAGCAGATGAAGCTTTCGCTCGACGCCATGCTGCAGAAATGA
- a CDS encoding DUF1868 domain-containing protein has protein sequence MNKNAWSMPEPKRSGIVSLLTGEKIGGDYPPAISEPGQGGKFTSDGSLLSFPGNTFVCHVDRQSPFFEALCTMQGRLKTMPYADHFSFLPKASFHMTVFCGVSGEPLGQDGWPDDLPESTDLPSVTNGFIKALEQEKGEAGFKVKATGLVLPATIEMAGADAAEETKLRAIRALLEKVTGIRRGDVESYGFHVSMAYPIRWLTPEQAEQVMQEAEAQFEELLGNFGPIDLGPVEFCLFDTMHRYDTIGVLDDEGYRETTGDAQRYA, from the coding sequence ATGAACAAGAACGCATGGTCGATGCCAGAGCCAAAACGCAGCGGAATCGTTTCGCTTCTGACCGGAGAGAAGATCGGCGGCGATTATCCGCCCGCGATTTCTGAACCCGGTCAGGGTGGCAAGTTTACATCCGACGGATCTCTGTTGTCCTTTCCCGGCAACACGTTTGTTTGCCACGTCGACCGGCAGTCTCCGTTTTTTGAAGCGCTCTGCACCATGCAGGGCCGTTTGAAGACCATGCCTTATGCCGATCATTTCTCCTTTCTGCCAAAGGCCAGTTTCCATATGACCGTCTTCTGCGGGGTCAGTGGTGAGCCTTTGGGCCAGGACGGCTGGCCCGATGATCTGCCCGAAAGCACGGATTTGCCTTCCGTGACCAACGGGTTCATCAAGGCGCTCGAGCAGGAAAAGGGTGAGGCGGGCTTCAAAGTCAAAGCAACCGGACTTGTTTTGCCCGCAACCATTGAAATGGCAGGCGCCGATGCTGCAGAAGAGACAAAACTGCGGGCCATCCGTGCCCTGCTGGAAAAGGTTACCGGCATCAGGCGTGGAGATGTCGAGAGCTATGGCTTTCATGTGAGCATGGCCTATCCCATCCGCTGGCTGACGCCGGAGCAGGCCGAACAGGTGATGCAAGAGGCTGAAGCACAGTTTGAAGAGCTGCTTGGCAATTTTGGACCAATCGATCTCGGTCCGGTCGAGTTCTGCCTGTTTGATACCATGCATCGCTACGACACAATCGGTGTTCTGGACGATGAGGGCTACAGGGAAACAACCGGTGATGCCCAACGTTACGCATAA
- a CDS encoding Na/Pi symporter has product MLIHLTKARAGRATVTILSFLIQLTSGAMLLLFSVRFMRIGIERLWSTQIHESLSDHSSTLRNLLKGTGLGFLMQGATVVMLMTASLAGTGSIPILSAAIVALGADMGSALAVQFLHLPISALGPLAILAGASLYLRSNDPRHRNMGRTLLGLGLIFLSLSIIRDSVAPLGNMPWTSAVVTYLNRDPVTAALAGLVLTFLMHSSVAAVLTAVAFSAHAGLGSFAGLAFMLGCNLGSALLPVWLLKYENERSKAVALSIAILRCCAAGVLVLLLALAQGRVEIPALLPAEQMILTGHLAFNFLLLLCAPICTRICALLEQRIKDGHHHASSDLPKEMTEDSALAFPAIKKQVSGMLDIAAMMLEEGASPAPDVEAIAAMEKRMNAALVSVRQCYAGLPVGNEQELDSIRQIVEFAIRVERCGDVLAGKFLALQLAHRRGEFKFSEEGLAEINRIIDAVRKAIILAQETAWTGSLPVAQQLVVHKQNVAEIEQTSRANHLARLRRGNLTSLASSNQHLEMIADLKEMNSKFATIGYAVMEQHGRLKKSRIKNASSHSSPS; this is encoded by the coding sequence TTGTTGATCCATCTCACCAAGGCAAGAGCAGGTCGAGCAACCGTGACCATTCTGAGCTTCCTCATCCAGCTGACCAGTGGTGCCATGCTGCTGCTGTTCTCCGTCCGCTTCATGCGGATCGGGATCGAGCGGCTGTGGAGCACGCAGATCCATGAAAGTCTCAGTGACCACTCCTCGACCCTTCGCAACCTGCTCAAGGGCACCGGGCTTGGGTTCCTGATGCAGGGTGCCACGGTTGTCATGCTGATGACGGCGTCGCTGGCGGGGACCGGATCCATTCCGATCCTGTCCGCAGCAATTGTTGCCCTTGGTGCGGATATGGGGTCGGCGCTGGCTGTGCAGTTCCTGCATTTGCCCATTTCCGCATTGGGGCCGCTTGCCATTCTTGCCGGGGCCAGTCTCTATCTTCGGTCGAATGATCCGCGCCACCGCAATATGGGGCGCACCCTTCTCGGCCTTGGTCTCATTTTCCTGTCCCTGTCGATTATCCGCGACAGCGTGGCTCCGCTTGGCAACATGCCATGGACCTCTGCCGTCGTGACCTATCTCAACCGGGATCCGGTCACCGCCGCGCTCGCGGGGCTCGTTCTGACGTTCCTTATGCATTCGAGCGTCGCTGCGGTGTTGACGGCTGTTGCCTTTTCTGCGCATGCCGGACTTGGCTCCTTTGCCGGTCTTGCCTTCATGCTCGGATGCAATCTGGGAAGCGCACTGCTGCCGGTCTGGCTGCTGAAATATGAGAATGAGCGCAGCAAGGCTGTGGCGCTCAGCATCGCGATCCTCAGGTGCTGTGCAGCAGGCGTGCTCGTTCTGCTGCTTGCTCTCGCGCAAGGCCGGGTCGAGATCCCGGCTCTGTTGCCCGCCGAGCAGATGATCCTGACGGGGCATCTGGCCTTCAATTTCCTGTTGCTGCTGTGTGCGCCGATCTGCACCCGGATCTGTGCTTTGCTGGAACAGCGCATCAAGGACGGGCACCATCATGCGAGTTCGGACCTGCCCAAGGAGATGACCGAGGACAGCGCGCTGGCGTTTCCTGCCATCAAGAAGCAGGTCAGTGGGATGCTCGATATTGCCGCGATGATGCTGGAGGAGGGAGCTTCTCCTGCGCCGGACGTCGAGGCGATTGCGGCAATGGAAAAGCGCATGAATGCAGCGCTTGTCAGTGTGCGTCAATGCTATGCCGGGTTGCCCGTTGGCAATGAGCAGGAGCTTGATAGCATCCGCCAGATTGTCGAATTCGCCATTCGGGTGGAACGGTGTGGCGACGTGCTTGCGGGCAAGTTCCTTGCGCTCCAACTGGCGCACCGAAGGGGAGAATTCAAATTCTCCGAAGAGGGGCTGGCAGAAATCAACCGCATCATCGATGCCGTTCGCAAGGCAATCATTCTGGCGCAGGAAACGGCATGGACCGGGTCGTTGCCCGTCGCCCAGCAGCTGGTCGTGCACAAGCAGAATGTCGCTGAGATCGAACAAACGAGCCGGGCGAACCATCTGGCACGGCTGAGACGCGGCAACCTGACCAGCCTTGCCTCGAGCAACCAGCATCTGGAGATGATCGCGGATCTCAAGGAGATGAACAGCAAGTTTGCAACCATTGGCTACGCCGTGATGGAACAGCATGGAAGGCTGAAGAAATCACGTATCAAGAATGCCTCGTCCCACTCTTCCCCGTCCTGA
- a CDS encoding extracellular solute-binding protein yields MLKKLLMSATVLLASVQLSSAADLGSMSWDEIVAQAKEEGELTWYVWYFQDDFRREVKAFEEAYGIKVTIPVTTLDGNTEKLLAERERDTGDIDAFAWDWDLLRTVKPENLFYSLDMLPEDEGRVSSLSGSDSNGYAFAYWGNQTGIAYDPAKVSAEELPQSAEDFAAYWQANPGKFGFNYENGGSGPSFYQNILRVVSGADFTDGSDSDEHLAELQPGIDFFNKYAEDYVITVSNADSITRVSDGELTMAPAWEDHLAGLQKRGEVRKEIKFYIPEMGMNGGGNAIAIPLNAPHPAAAAVFVNWLTSAETQSMLNRNFGSAPMNAAADDSYALVPNEQRQYRTPWGAQPFRGKVETFFIENVVQER; encoded by the coding sequence ATGCTCAAGAAACTACTCATGTCAGCCACCGTGCTGCTCGCATCCGTTCAGCTGTCATCGGCTGCTGATCTTGGTTCCATGTCATGGGACGAGATCGTGGCTCAGGCCAAGGAAGAGGGGGAACTGACCTGGTATGTCTGGTACTTCCAGGATGACTTCCGCCGTGAGGTGAAGGCCTTTGAAGAGGCTTATGGGATCAAGGTGACCATTCCGGTGACCACGCTTGATGGCAACACCGAAAAGCTTCTTGCCGAGCGGGAACGCGATACCGGTGACATCGACGCTTTTGCATGGGACTGGGATCTTCTGAGAACCGTCAAACCGGAAAATCTTTTCTATTCTCTCGACATGCTGCCCGAAGATGAAGGGCGTGTGAGCTCGCTCTCCGGCTCTGACAGCAACGGCTATGCTTTTGCCTATTGGGGCAACCAGACCGGGATCGCCTACGATCCGGCAAAGGTATCCGCCGAAGAGCTGCCTCAGTCTGCCGAAGACTTTGCTGCCTATTGGCAGGCCAATCCCGGCAAGTTCGGGTTTAACTATGAAAACGGCGGCTCCGGGCCTTCCTTCTATCAGAATATCCTGCGCGTCGTATCCGGTGCGGATTTCACCGATGGTTCGGACAGCGACGAGCATCTGGCTGAGTTGCAGCCCGGCATCGACTTCTTCAACAAATATGCCGAGGACTATGTGATCACCGTTTCCAACGCGGACTCCATCACCCGTGTGTCCGATGGTGAGCTGACAATGGCTCCGGCGTGGGAAGACCATCTGGCTGGCCTTCAGAAACGCGGCGAAGTTCGTAAGGAAATCAAATTCTACATCCCGGAAATGGGCATGAATGGTGGCGGCAACGCGATTGCCATTCCGCTCAATGCACCGCATCCAGCGGCCGCAGCTGTTTTCGTCAACTGGCTGACATCGGCAGAAACCCAGTCGATGCTCAACCGCAATTTCGGCAGCGCACCGATGAATGCGGCGGCTGACGACAGCTATGCCTTGGTGCCGAACGAACAGCGCCAGTATCGCACGCCTTGGGGTGCTCAACCTTTCCGCGGCAAGGTTGAAACCTTCTTCATCGAAAACGTGGTGCAGGAACGCTAG
- a CDS encoding ABC transporter permease codes for MSQSRINRILMGLVICVSIIWLVIPFAMAILWSLVDPSQPWTAGTLLPPAISLYRWVDMWENSSLKSALITSYTLAPTTAVVAFLLAMPTSFALGRIAFPGREVAKTLCLLPLVVPPFITSVFFSALLFQIGLASWRMGAIVFAHSIIFLPYAIRILTVCFEQVRQDHVDAARDLGASHWARFKVAYLPPLRPGIFATLLIVFIQSIEEFAIAFIVGSPDVVTIPTLLYSALGQDFVRPNAAVLSLILVVPNVILMLVLERLLKSANPSLSSGKG; via the coding sequence ATGAGCCAGTCCCGTATCAACCGTATTCTCATGGGGCTGGTGATCTGCGTGTCGATCATCTGGCTGGTCATTCCCTTCGCCATGGCCATTCTGTGGTCTCTGGTGGATCCATCCCAACCATGGACGGCGGGCACGTTGCTGCCTCCGGCCATCTCGCTCTATCGCTGGGTCGATATGTGGGAGAATTCATCGCTGAAATCGGCCCTGATCACCTCCTATACCCTCGCCCCAACCACCGCCGTTGTTGCCTTCCTCCTGGCGATGCCGACATCCTTTGCATTGGGCCGGATCGCCTTTCCCGGACGGGAGGTCGCCAAGACATTGTGCCTGCTGCCGTTGGTGGTGCCGCCCTTTATCACCTCGGTCTTCTTCTCGGCGCTGCTGTTCCAGATCGGTCTGGCAAGCTGGCGGATGGGGGCGATCGTCTTTGCCCATTCCATCATTTTCCTACCCTATGCCATTCGCATCCTGACGGTGTGTTTTGAGCAGGTTCGGCAGGATCATGTCGATGCAGCCCGCGATCTTGGGGCCAGCCACTGGGCGCGGTTCAAGGTGGCCTATCTGCCTCCCTTGCGCCCCGGCATCTTCGCAACTTTGTTGATCGTCTTCATCCAGTCGATCGAGGAATTTGCCATCGCCTTCATCGTCGGCTCGCCGGATGTGGTGACCATTCCGACGCTGCTCTATTCCGCACTCGGGCAGGACTTCGTACGCCCCAATGCTGCGGTGCTGTCTCTCATTCTCGTCGTTCCTAACGTGATCCTGATGCTCGTTCTCGAACGACTTCTCAAATCTGCCAATCCGAGCCTGTCTTCCGGCAAGGGATGA
- a CDS encoding ABC transporter permease: MTLRRWLLVIVLLLPGLGLILWLMGTVVYIAVAQSFGLYSINGDSQLTIAFWLDLFGSKIFARSIRYSIYVGVLSAIFAVALAYPLAIWLRKPFPGSMAIGAILKAPMLVHGLVAAFLFINIIAYHGLFNQFMMWLGIWDSPHRLQNDRNAIGVLLLQTWKQMPFALLLLTGAVQGISDDVLDAARDLGAGSWARFRKVIAPLTVSGMQAAMVIIFIGALADFSFQTIAGPINRQSLSQLMVSYKGRGDWHSAAVVGVSMIVIALVGSALLALVSRLVLKGRSK; the protein is encoded by the coding sequence ATGACACTGCGTCGTTGGCTTCTGGTCATCGTGCTTTTGCTGCCGGGGCTGGGGCTTATCCTCTGGCTGATGGGCACGGTGGTCTATATCGCGGTGGCACAATCCTTCGGTCTTTACTCGATCAATGGCGACAGCCAGCTGACGATTGCCTTCTGGCTGGATCTCTTTGGCAGCAAGATCTTCGCCCGCTCCATCCGATATTCCATCTATGTGGGTGTCCTCAGCGCGATTTTCGCGGTGGCGCTGGCCTATCCTCTGGCGATCTGGCTCCGCAAGCCTTTCCCCGGATCCATGGCCATCGGTGCCATTCTGAAAGCCCCGATGCTGGTGCATGGGCTGGTGGCCGCGTTCCTTTTCATCAACATCATTGCCTATCACGGCCTGTTTAACCAGTTCATGATGTGGCTGGGGATCTGGGACAGCCCGCATCGCCTTCAGAATGATCGCAATGCCATCGGCGTGTTGCTGCTGCAGACATGGAAGCAGATGCCGTTCGCGCTTCTGTTGCTGACGGGCGCTGTTCAGGGCATCTCGGATGATGTGCTCGATGCGGCCCGCGATCTTGGTGCAGGCTCATGGGCCCGGTTTCGCAAGGTGATTGCCCCGCTGACGGTCTCGGGCATGCAGGCTGCCATGGTGATCATCTTCATCGGTGCGCTGGCCGACTTCAGTTTCCAGACCATTGCAGGTCCGATCAACCGACAGTCGCTGTCACAGCTGATGGTCAGCTACAAGGGGCGCGGTGACTGGCATTCCGCCGCTGTGGTCGGCGTGTCGATGATCGTGATTGCTCTCGTGGGCTCGGCTCTTCTGGCCCTTGTTTCCCGTCTTGTTCTGAAGGGGAGAAGCAAATGA
- a CDS encoding ABC transporter ATP-binding protein has translation MIAISLRNLSKTFGTFTALSELSLDVSSGEFLTLLGPSGCGKTTLLKLISGFLDPTSGSISIDGKDVTNIPPEARDTALCFQSYALFPHLSVRSNLEFGLRQKKLPAKEREERVADVAAKLDLEKQMDRLPNQLSGGQQQRVSLGRALVMRPSVILFDEPLSNLDAKLRDQVRIEIRRIQREYGLTAIYVTHDQAEALAMSDRIVVLNAGRMEQVDTPEVIYSRPRTGFVADFIGDANVVDGIIKAKDADGFWTIDTPVGVLRLADVSGQSGDKVSLGWRPEKVSLGEGNLSGTVRNRAFQGHYTDLMIETNGFVHRIQVSESDAQEGDQVRFDIPAEHMIVLEAGR, from the coding sequence ATGATCGCCATCAGCCTGCGCAATCTGTCGAAGACATTCGGCACATTCACGGCATTGTCCGAATTGTCGCTCGATGTGAGTTCCGGTGAGTTTCTGACTTTGCTCGGGCCATCGGGGTGTGGGAAAACCACGCTCCTGAAATTGATTTCGGGTTTTCTGGACCCCACAAGCGGCAGCATCAGCATTGATGGCAAGGATGTGACCAACATCCCGCCCGAAGCACGGGATACGGCGCTCTGTTTCCAGTCCTATGCCCTGTTTCCTCACCTGAGCGTGCGCAGCAACCTCGAATTCGGCCTACGGCAGAAAAAGCTGCCCGCAAAGGAGAGAGAGGAGCGCGTCGCGGATGTGGCCGCCAAACTCGATCTCGAAAAGCAGATGGATCGCCTGCCCAACCAGCTTTCAGGCGGACAGCAGCAGCGCGTTTCGCTCGGTCGAGCGCTTGTGATGCGGCCCAGTGTCATCCTGTTCGATGAGCCGCTGTCAAACCTTGATGCCAAATTGCGGGATCAGGTGCGCATCGAAATTCGCCGCATCCAACGGGAATATGGTCTGACGGCCATCTATGTCACTCATGATCAGGCGGAGGCACTCGCCATGTCGGACCGGATCGTGGTGCTCAATGCCGGCCGCATGGAGCAGGTGGATACGCCTGAGGTCATCTATTCCCGCCCTCGCACCGGGTTTGTTGCCGACTTTATCGGTGACGCCAATGTGGTCGACGGCATCATCAAGGCGAAAGATGCCGATGGTTTCTGGACAATCGACACCCCGGTTGGCGTGCTGAGGCTGGCGGATGTATCGGGGCAATCGGGCGACAAAGTTTCCCTCGGCTGGAGACCCGAAAAAGTCTCTCTCGGCGAGGGGAACCTCTCGGGCACTGTCCGGAACCGGGCCTTTCAGGGGCATTATACGGATCTGATGATCGAAACCAACGGCTTCGTCCATCGCATTCAGGTCAGTGAGAGCGATGCGCAAGAAGGGGATCAAGTTCGGTTTGATATTCCGGCAGAGCATATGATCGTACTGGAGGCGGGGCGATGA